The region GGAGGCATTAGCGACGGACTGTGACAGCCTTAGTTGTGACAAAAGTCAACGAATCCGGCATCGAAGCCTCTTAGATGCCACCCAGagctctatatatattggaCCAGTTGCTTCGGCAGACACTGTCATGAAGTCTGGACGGCATCGTGATGAAATTGCCAGGAAAGAGAAGGTGATTGGTTTTGAGATGGAGGGAGCAGGGGTATTGGAAAAATATTCCATGTATCATTATCAAGGGTGTGTGTGTGACTATGCCGACAGTCACAAGAGCAAATACTGGCAAGCatatgctgctgctgccggagTCTCGGCGGCAAAGTCCTTCTTGGAGTACTGGATGCCTGCCAATCGGGAACGTTAGTGAAGTATCTGGTAGGAATCAGGAGTCTTGTGATGCTGAGTACTTATAAATCTGGACAGGTGGGAGCAGAGATCGTCACTTCGTGGTCCCCTTTGCAAGGAATCCGCAATCTGTTGGCCGCCAGGAAGAAATTCAGAAGATAGAGAATTTAATCTCTATGACCAACGGACCAAGAAAAGTTGCCATAACCGGACTGTGAGGCATAGGGAAGACCCATATTGCGCTGGAGCTAGCTTACTGCATGCGAGAAAGAGAGCCTGATTGTTCAATTTTTTGGATCTCATGCACCAACTAcgaggctgttgagcagGCTTGTATGAACATCGCACAAGGAATAAAAAATGTGCAGCCAGCAGAGGTCAAAGAGCGTCTGAAGACCTACTTCAGCTAAACCTACAACAAATGGATTCTGATTATTGACAACGCAGATCAAATGGATATGTGGACTAAGGGCAACCCTACAGCACCACCACTCAACAACGTCATTCCCTGGAGTGAAAATGGCCATATACTCTTTACATCCCGGAACCATATGCTTGCAGTGAAACTGGCATCGCCAAAAATACTCTCTATCTCGGACGTGGATCAGAGAACTGCCAAAGAGATATTCAGGAAACTATTGGTTGAAAAGGATTTTCTACAAGACAATCATTTAACAAGCGCACTCCTCGAGCAGCttgcttttctccctctAGCAATCAGCCAAGCCGCGGCCTATTTCAATCAAAACAATATTTCTTTAGCAAACTATATGTCATCGTTGGGTGAGCGAGAGGAGCACAATAGAACTGCTCAGTGAGGAGTTTGAAAATGATAGACTGTATGCAGAAACTCAGACCACAGTGGCAACAACCTTGCTGATCTCTTTCTTGGAGATCCaggaggttgatgaagttgCAAGTGACTATCTGTCATTCAAGGCTTGCATTAATCCACGAGATATACCAGAGGCAGTTCTTCCCTCAACAACTTCAGCAAAACAAAGTGGAAGCATTGGGTGTTCCAGAAGCATATTCTTTTGTCAGCACACAGGCTGATGACAATATTCTTAGTCTTCACCGATTGTGCACCTTGCTAGTCGAAATTGGTCAAGAAAAAGAGGGACCCTTGATAGTTGAGTGGAGAGAGTCGCTGGTCAGTTGGACAAGGTTATTCCGAATGAGAACCATGGCAATCAGCAAGTGTGGAGAGACTATCTACCCCATGCACTGTATCTGGTGGACAGTGCAGAATTCCGGACCCACCTTTTGAATTCGACAATCTTCTTACAAAGATAGGAAGATGCCTGGGAAGTGATGGAAGATATGCTGAGGCAGAAAGACTCTTGTTTTATGTCTTGAGATTCCGAGAGAGAGCTCGCGGACCAGAGCACCCTGACAGCCTTGCCAGTATTAGCAATCTTGGTTCAGTACTTGCAAGCCAGGGCAAATATCAGACAGCAAAAGCCATGCATCGGCAGGCACTTGAAGGTTACAAGAAGGTGTTTGGTCCTGAGCATCCTGCTACTTATGCCAGTGCCAGCAGCCTTGGGTCAGTGCTTACACACCAGGGCAAAtatgaggaggcagaggccgTGCACCGACAGGCACTTCAGGGTTATACAAAGGTGCTTTGTCCTGAGCATCCTAACCCTTATCAGTCTCAGCTACTTTGGCTTAGTACTTGGATGTCAGGGCAAACATGAAGAGGCAGAAGTCATGCACCGAAGGCACTTCAGGGTTATAGGAAGGTGCTTGGTTTAGAACATCCTAATACTCTCGCAAGTATGCATTCCTTGCCCTTAACTTGAAACAACTAGGCAAGCTCTCAGAAGCCTTGACTCTTATCAAGAAATGTGCAGACCTACGCAACAAAATTCTAGGCTCAGATCACCCGCACACTGTATCTTCATTCAATGTCCTTCGGGGCTTAGAAAACCATAGCGGATCAGCTCTCACGAAGTCAGAACCAagaagcttcagcagccacTCTTCCTACCCTAATGCATGTGCACACTTATGCTGGTGATTTTACTGCATCAAATTCAAAATCTGCTGGTCGTAAACGGCGAGTCTCCATGATTGCGTCTGAAGATGAACCGGTATTATAACCATGCCTGCAGTCTGAATTGAACAATAACTTATGGTTCAAACTCGACTGAATGTGTCATTGTTGCTACCATTGTACATTTCTTGATACTCTTCCTGCCTTATAGTGAACATAATATATTCTCTTTAGTCACTACCCAGTACAACATTTTTTGGCCCTGTACTGCTGGAGCACATTGCATATATAAGGATGTCGAAGATTTTCAGGGTTTACACCAAGCGCGCTTG is a window of Aspergillus nidulans FGSC A4 chromosome VI DNA encoding:
- a CDS encoding uncharacterized protein (transcript_id=CADANIAT00010001): MKSGRHRDEIARKEKVIGFEMEGAGVLEKYSMYHYQGCVCDYADSHKSKYWQAYAAAAGVSAAKSFLEYWMPANRERGSRDRHFVVPFARNPQSVGRQEEIQKIENLISMTNGPRKVAITGL